In Oryzias melastigma strain HK-1 linkage group LG16, ASM292280v2, whole genome shotgun sequence, a single genomic region encodes these proteins:
- the irx1a gene encoding iroquois-class homeodomain protein IRX-1a, producing the protein MSFPQLGYPQYLSASQAVYGSDRAGVLTPSSRGGSTDIGGSPSATAAAVTSVLGMYANPYAHNYSAFLPYTSADLALFSQMGSQYELKDSPGVHPASFAAHTSPAFYPYGQFQYGDPARPKNATRESTSTLKAWLNEHRKNPYPTKGEKIMLAIITKMTLTQVSTWFANARRRLKKENKVTWGSRSKEDGEDGNLFGSGDEAEKNEDEEEIDLESIDIDKIDENDGDQSNDDEDDKSTEGSRELRGGVGVPGELDSLEKRRAFALQAHEAFEKSKISAHAGAKDASDANNTRVLSPDRPGRFPLPSSNKPKIWSLAETATSPDSSSQKPTSPCGPGAPTHPSAPHHQIQTHPAFLPSHGLYTCQIGKFHNWTNGGFLGQNSLLNVRSFLGVNQHHHHHHNHHLAVQQQQQQQPQQQQPTSVVVSPVAASAAVGNDSKAPTENHSPNHIERENGVRSDSPPTQTLKSSFRPILDRSSLPSSARSPQDATQRVLTALSSA; encoded by the exons ATGTCTTTCCCGCAGCTAGGCTACCCGCAGTATTTAAGTGCTTCCCAGGCGGTTTACGGGAGCGACAGAGCCGGAGTGCTCACGCCGTCGTCCCGGGGAGGGAGCACGGACATCGGAGGGAGTCCATCCGCCACCGCCGCAGCCGTCACGTCGGTGCTGGGCATGTACGCCAACCCGTACGCGCACAACTACAGCGCTTTCTTGCCTTACACCAGCGCAGACCTGGCTCTGTTCTCCCAAATG GGGTCCCAGTATGAGCTGAAGGACAGTCCCGGCGTGCACCCTGCCAGCTTCGCAGCCCACACATCTCCTGCCTTCTACCCCTACGGTCAGTTCCAGTACGGAGACCCCGCCAGGCCCAAGAACGCCACCCGGGAGAGCACCAGCACCCTGAAAGCCTGGCTCAACGAGCACAGGAAGAACCCGTACCCGACCAAGGGGGAGAAAATCATGCTGGCCATCATCACCAAAATGACGCTGACGCAGGTCTCCACTTGGTTCGCCAACGCCAGGAGGAGGCTGAAGAAGGAGAACAAGGTGACTTGGGGCAGCAGGAGCAAAGAGGACGGGGAGGACGGCAATTTATTCGGAAGCGGGGACGAGGCGGAGAAGaatgaagacgaggaggagaTCGATCTGGAGAGCATCGATATAGACAAAATCGACGAGAACGACGGGGATCAGAGCAATGACGACGAGGACGATAAATCCACGGAGGGGAGCAGGGAGCTCAGGGGCGGCGTGGGGGTGCCTGGGGAGTTAGACAGCCTGGAGAAAAGGCGGGCCTTCGCCCTGCAGGCCCACGAGGCCTTTGAGAAATCCAAGATTTCGGCGCACGCGGGCGCCAAGGACGCATCAGACGCCAACAACACCAGGGTTTTGTCTCCGGACAGACCGGGTCGcttccccctcccctcctccaaTAAGCCCAAAATATGGTCCTTAGCGGAGACGGCCACCAGCCCCGACAGCTCCTCTCAGAAGCCCACGTCCCCCTGTGGGCCGGGAGCCCCCACTCACCCGTCAGCGCCCCACCACCAGATCCAGACGCACCCGGCCTTCCTTCCCAGCCACGGactgtacacatgtcagattgGAAAGTTCCACAATTGGACAAACGGGGGGTTCCTGGGCCAGAACTCCCTGCTGAATGTGAGGTCGTTTCTTGGAGTGAATCAgcaccatcaccaccaccacaaCCACCACTTGGCAgtccaacagcagcagcagcagcagccgcagcagcagcagccgacATCAGTGGTGGTGTCACCGGTAGCAGCTTCTGCAGCAGTCGGCAACGACAGCAAGGCCCCAACAGAAAACCACAGTCCCAATCACATAG AGCGTGAAAACGGCGTAAGATCTGATTCGCCTCCAACACAGACGCTGAAGTCTTCCTTTCGACCCATTCTTGACAG ATCCTCTCTGCCTTCCAGCGCCAGGAGTCCACAAGACGCCACACAACGGGTCCTCACTGCGCTCTCCTCGGCTTga